The following proteins are co-located in the Apium graveolens cultivar Ventura chromosome 5, ASM990537v1, whole genome shotgun sequence genome:
- the LOC141659072 gene encoding bidirectional sugar transporter N3-like: MALFHLHNPWVFTAGILGNFVSILVYFAPLPTFIQIYKRKSTLEFQSLPYTVALFSAMLWIYYAFLKKNAILLISVNSVGIVIETVYILIFLFYASKQARKETMKVLVFLNVVLYGVIFGGTTLWFEGHHRVLIVGWICVTFSISVFAAPLYIVFQVVRTRSVEFMPLSLSFFLTLSATVWFAYGLLLKDPCVALPNVLGFILGVLQMLLYAIYRNSDTNKGETKLTDDKKHVAEVHINIIDIVKNVPGTVDQVYPLDSQTSSCSSSNVVSSDEDEHKDIADYSKPTQDIAPVSGENE; the protein is encoded by the exons ATGGCTTTGTTTCACCTTCACAACCCTTGGGTCTTCACTGCTGGTATCTTAG GTAACTTTGTGTCGATATTGGTGTATTTTGCTCCACT GCCGACGTTTATTCAAATATATAAGAGAAAATCAACACTGGAGTTTCAGTCTCTTCCTTATACAGTAGCTTTATTCAGTGCTATGCTGTGGATTTACTACGCGTTTCTCAAAAAGAATGCCATCCTTCTCATCTCTGTAAACTCTGTCGGAATTGTCATAGAAACTGTTTATATTCTCATTTTCCTCTTCTATGCATCAAAGCAAGCTAGG AAAGAGACAATGAAAGTACTAGTGTTTCTGAACGTGGTGTTGTATGGTGTTATATTTGGGGGCACAACCTTGTGGTTTGAAGGACACCATCGTGTTCTTATTGTTGGATGGATCTGCGTTACTTTCTCCATTAGCGTTTTTGCTGCGCCTTTATATATTGTG TTTCAGGTTGTAAGGACGCGGAGTGTTGAGTTCATGCCACTTTCCTTGTCATTTTTCCTCACACTCAGTGCCACTGTTTGGTTTGCGTACGGCTTGCTGCTTAAGGATCCCTGTGTTGCT CTTCCAAACGTACTGGGTTTTATCTTGGGAGTGCTCCAGATGTTGTTGTACGCTATATATAGAAACTCTGATACAAACAAGGGGGAAACCAAGCTGACTGATGACAAAAAACACGTGGCAGAAGTACACATAAATATCATAGACATTGTCAAAAATGTACCCGGAACTGTTGATCAAGTATATCCCCTGGATTCTCAAACAAGTAGTTGTAGTAGCAGTAACGTTGTTAGCAGCGACGAAGACGAGCACAAGGATATTGCAGACTACTCTAAACCAACTCAAGATATAGCTCCTGTTTCTGGCGAAAATGAGTAA
- the LOC141659071 gene encoding serine/threonine-protein kinase PBS1-like — protein sequence MGCFPCFDSKEEETLNLQKQLPNGHNPTQPSNISRLSSGADRRKSRSNVGAKREQNGLKELADAQIAAQTFTFRELAAATNNFRPESFIGEGGFGRVYKGRLQSTGQVVAVKQLDRNGLQGNREFLVEVLMLSLLHHPNLVNLIGYCADGDQRLLVYEFMPLGSLEDHLHDLPPDKESLDWNTRMKIAAGAARGLEFLHDKASPPVIYRDFKSSNILLEEEFHPKLSDFGLAKLGPTGDKSHVSTRVMGTYGYCAPEYAMTGQLTVKSDVYSFGVVFLELITGRKAIDSTQPQGQQNLVTWARPLFNDRRKFAKLADPRLQGQYPMRGLYQALAVASMCIQEQAAARPLIGDVVTALSYLANQAYDPSSAPGNGYRINGDRDEKNNRGSGRFIRNDIGGGSGRKWDLEGSEKDDSPKETARMLNRDLERERAVAEAKMWGENLRDKRRAQGSFDANNG from the exons ATGGGTTGTTTTCCATGTTTTGATTCCAAGGAAGAGGAAACTTTGAATCTACAAAAACAGCTCCCAAATGGTCATAACCCAACACAACCCTCCAATATTTCTAGATTGTCTTCTG GAGCCGATAGGCGCAAGTCTAGAAGTAATGTTGGTGCAAAGAGGGAACAAAATGGTCTTAAAGAACTAGCTGATGCTCAAATTGCAGCACAAACGTTTACTTTCCGTGAGCTTGCAGCTGCAACAAACAATTTCAGACCTGAGTCCTTTATAGGAGAAGGAGGATTCGGCCGTGTCTATAAAGGAAGGCTCCAAAGCACGGGTCAG GTTGTAGCTGTGAAGCAGTTGGATAGAAATGGGCTTCAGGGTAACAGGGAATTCCTTGTTGAAGTGCTGATGCTAAGTCTTCTGCACCACCCAAACCTTGTCAATCTGATTGGATACTGTGCTGACGGGGATCAACGGCTTCTTGTGTATGAGTTTATGCCACTCGGATCACTGGAAGACCACCTTCATG ATCTTCCACCAGATAAAGAATCTCTAGACTGGAACACACGGATGAAAATTGCAGCAGGTGCAGCCAGAGGGTTAGAGTTTCTCCATGATAAGGCAAGTCCTCCAGTTATATATAGGGACTTCAAATCATCCAACATATTATTGGAGGAAGAATTTCACCCTAAGCTTTCTGACTTTGGACTTGCAAAACTTGGTCCTACCGGAGATAAGTCTCATGTTTCCACCAGGGTTATGGGAACTTACGGTTACTGTGCTCCTGAGTATGCCATGACTGGACAATTGACAGTAAAATCTGATGTCTACAGTTTTGGAGTCGTATTCTTGGAGCTTATAACTGGACGTAAAGCCATTGACAGTACTCAACCACAAGGACAACAGAACCTTGTCACATGG GCACGACCTCTGTTCAATGACCGCAGAAAGTTTGCGAAATTGGCCGACCCAAGGCTACAAGGTCAGTATCCCATGCGAGGGCTATACCAGGCTCTAGCTGTGGCATCCATGTGTATCCAGGAACAGGCCGCTGCCCGTCCTCTAATTGGGGATGTGGTAACTGCATTATCTTATTTAGCGAACCAGGCATATGACCCTAGCTCAGCTCCTGGAAATGGCTATAGGATAAATGGAGATAGAGATGAGAAAAATAACAGAGGTAGTGGAAGGTTTATAAGGAACGATATTGGGGGAGGATCAGGCCGCAAATGGGACTTGGAAGGTTCTGAGAAGGATGACTCGCCAAAAGAAACTGCCCGGATGCTAAACCGGGACTTGGAAAGAGAACGAGCTGTCGCAGAAGCAAAAATGTGGGGAGAGAATTTGAGAGACAAAAGAAGGGCACAAGGCAGTTTTGATGCTAATAACGGGTAG